The following proteins are encoded in a genomic region of Magallana gigas chromosome 1, xbMagGiga1.1, whole genome shotgun sequence:
- the LOC136273725 gene encoding uncharacterized metal-dependent hydrolase YcfH-like, with protein MLDMEDHLFHRHCFTGSVSEADEWMKNLLIVVFWISPKIYTDRSVQNAARFISLERMILETDSPYLAASPAETVDVARKVAKLKALPIEDVLMSTSINATRLYEH; from the coding sequence ATGTTGGACATGGAGGATCATCTGTTCCATCGTCACTGTTTTACCGGCTCAGTTTCTGAGGCAGATGAATGGATGAAGAATTTGCTAATTGTAGTGTTTTGGATTTCTCCTAAAATCTACACAGACAGGTCAGTTCAGAATGCCGCTAGGTTCATCTCTCTTGAACGAATGATATTAGAGACAGATAGCCCATACCTAGCCGCAAGTCCAGCGGAGACAGTTGATGTTGCTCGTAAAGTGGCAAAGCTGAAGGCCCTGCCCATCGAGGATGTTCTCATGTCAACTTCTATAAATGCGACCCGCCTTtatgaacattaa